The Flammeovirga pectinis genomic interval GAGGGTGGTGAGAGCTTTACCACAGAAGAGTTGAGTATTGCTGACTTTGGAAACAAACCTGCGCTTATAGTAAATGGGTTTGATAGAATAGGAGCTCCATCTGTTATAGATACACCATCTTATAAAGGTTTTACAACTTCTGATGATGGAGTCGCAGATGGTGTAGATATATCGTTCACTGGCAATCAATATGATTATAATCCTAAGTCGGATTGGCTAGATGATGATGCTCCAGGACATGGTGCTAGTTATGCTGATGCAGAAACAATATTGATTAGAGGTAATACACATGATTTTACACGTGTTCATGGAGAGGCTTTTTACTATTTAAAACAATCTTTTGTATCTGTAAGCATTGAAGCTATAGAAAATGGTTTGATTAAGTTAGAAGATTATGAAGTAGTAGATGTTTTATTTGGGGAACAAAAATCTACTGAACCTGTGCAAGAAGGTAAGGGGAAAGTCTACTCTTGTTTTAGTAGTTCTTTTAAAAAGAAACTATCTGTATTTTTGGAACAACCATCTTCAAAATTATTTATATCTGGAGCGTATATAGGCACAGATTTATTTGAAAAGCCTAATGGTTTAAGAAAAGGGAGAAAGCATACAGATGTTTTATATGCAAAGAAGAAGTTACATTTTATAGGCAGAACTAACTACGCAGATAAAGTAGGTACAGTATTTAGCGTCAATTCAAACTTTAAGAGCTTGAACAATCTTTCTTATGCTAACACCATAGATACAAAATTATATAGAGTAGAAGCACCAGATGCTTTAGATCCTGCTGATAAAGCTACAAAAGTGATTGGTAGATATACAGGTAATAATAAAAGTATAGGTATAGCTTATTCAGATGATGAAAATAAAATTGTAGCTCTTGGTTTTCCTTTTGAGACAATTACAAGTGAACAGAAAAGAATAGAATTTATGGAGGAAGTGATCGTGTTTTTCCAATCCATTAACTGATTGATTTTTAGAGATTAAACTCTTTTTTAAGGCTTTTACCTAAATAAAAGTGAATTAATAGTCACTTATTCCTTAAAATCTCATAAACATGTTAAGGATGATTAATTTTTGACACAAAAAATCGTTTGCCTACGTCTAATAAAACAGACAAAGACAAATAGATATGAAAAGTCAAAGAGCGACAAGGTTCTTTTCACTTGATAAACTATACTAACAATACAAAAGGTCACCATTATGGTGGCCTTTTTGTTTTTATAAAAATATCCGTTTAAAAAGTATATATAATTAGTTGTTCATATTATCTTCGTGCAACATATTCAACGAACTAATATTATGACGAAGCTTCTGATCAAAAACGCTCAAATTGTAAACGAGGGTAAAGTTTTTAAAGGTGATGTGCGTGTTGTGGATGGAAAGATTGATAGTGTATCAGCATCCATTGCAGTACAAGACGAAAAAGTAATTGATGCTGAAGGAAAGTATCTATTACCTGGTTTAATAGACGACCAAGTTCATTTTAGAGAGCCAGGGTTAACTGAAAAAGCAAATATTGAAACAGAAGCAAGAGCAGCTGTATCTGGAGGTATTACATCTTTTATGGAAATGCCAAATACAAAGCCACCTACAGTTACTATGGAGGCGCTAGAAGATAAATATGCAATAGCAAATAAAACTTCTTTGGCAAACTACTCTTTCTATATTGGTGCAACAAACGATAACCTAGAAGAAGTATTAAAAGCTGATCCTAAAAATGTTTGTGGAATAAAGGTATTTATGGGTTCTTCTACGGGTAATATGCTTGTAGATAATGAAGTAACATTAGGAAATTTATTTGCAAAAGCACAGATGATTATTGCATCGCATTGCGAAGATGATCCTATGATTGCAGAGAATTTAGAAAAATACAAAGAAAAGTATGGAGAGGATATTCCTATGGAGTGCCATCCAGAAATTAGAAGTGCAGAAGCTTGTTATTCATCATCTTCTAAAGCAGTAGCTTTAGCAAAGAAACATGGGGCAAGATTGCATATTCTACATATATCTACAGCTAAGGAGTTAGAGTTATTCCAAAATGATATTCCTTTAAAAGAGAAGAAAATAACATCAGAAGCATGTGTACACCATATGTGGTTCTCTGATGAAGATTATAAAGAAAAAGGGGCATTTATTAAATGGAACCCTGCTGTTAAAACTAAAGAGGATGGAGCAGGTATTCTTGCAGGTGTGTTAAGTGATAAGATTGATGTTATAGCAACAGATCATGCACCACACACACTTCAAGAAAAATCAAATACTTATTTGACAGCACCTTCTGGAGGACCATTAGTACAACATTCATTACAAGTACTCTTGGATTTTTATAAGCAAGGTAAAATCTCTTTAGAGAAAATTGTAGAAAAAGCTTGTCATAATCCTGCAATACTTTTTGAAGTAGAAAATAGAGGTTATATCAAAGAAGGCTACTGGGCAGATTTAGTTTTAGTAGATTTGGATGCACCACAGAAGGTAGAGAAATCTAACTTAAATTATAAATGTGGATGGTCTCCATTTGAAGGACATACTTTCTCTTCTTCAATTACACATACCATAGTTTCAGGGCATCTAGCTTATGAAAACGGTAAATTCAATGAAGATGTAAAAGGAAAGCGTCTGACTTTCAATAGATAATAAAGAATTTAATTTTGTTTACGAATTTATATTTGGAAAATCGTTCTGTGATTTCCTATATTTGCATTACAAAATGGCGATCGTAGCTCAGTCGGTTAGAGCACTGGTTTGTGGTTCCAGGGGTCGTGGGTTCGATTCCCATCGTTCGCCCAACTTGTAAAAGACTTTTCAAGCAATTGAAAGGTCTTTTTTTATGTTTAATTTTTCAAGGTTGCTTATTCATTAAATGAGAGTGACTAACTTTAGTCAGCTTATAAAGTTAGTTTCATCATTAAAAATCTATCTTAAAAGTATTTTAAACTCTTATAATTTTAGAGTATTTTACTTAATTACGAGTAGTAATACTATTTTTTGTTGTTGAAGATCAATCTTTTATTGAATATTATTCTTCATTAATAAAATATTTGTTGGATAAGATCAGATCAATCTATTATATTTGCACTGCAATAAAAAATGGCGATCGTAGCTCAGTCGGTTAGAGCACTGGTTTGTGGTTCCAGGGGTCGTGGGTTCGATTCCCATCGTTCGCCCAAATTGTAAAAGACTTTTCAAGTAATTGGAAGGTCTTTTTTTTTATGTGCTTTTTCTGATGATTCAGTCAGTGTTCTGATAATCAACACCTTGTATTAATGGTGTTAAGAGTTGAGCTATTAAGAAAAAAATAATGGTAAGGAATAATAAATAGACACTATTAAAGTAATTTTTGATTCAAATTAGGAAATCAGGTGACGCAAAAGACACGTTTTAGTTACTATCATCAAAAAGTAATTAAAAATGAAAAAAATAATTCTACTCATTAGTTTATTCTCAACACTTACTGTTGCCTCATTCGCAGAAAGTTATTCTCCAGTTCCTGTAAAAAAAGAACAAAAAAGAGTATTAAAACAAAAGAAGAAAAAGAAAAAGGCGCATACTAAATTTTTAAATAGTTATTACGGGAAATCTCAAAGAGGAACAAAACGAAAATAACTTATTTTTAATAAATACGCTAAAGAGTTGCTGATTTCATAACAGTGACTCTTTTTTGTTGAAAATAGTTTAATAAAAAAAGATATACTTTTCGAAGTGTATAATGTTAAATATTAATTTCTATTAAAAATAAGTAAATGATAGTTATCCGAGTAAAATAATGTTAATTCATTGTAACCTTCTCATAACATTCTATTATTCTTGTGGAAGATATAGCTAATCAACCAATTAATTAAAGGAAGATTTACTTCCCATTTTGTATTATAAACCAATTTAATATTGAATAAATTTTACTACTAAACACCAATTTTTGTGCTATAAACTATAGCACTTTTAAGTATAATCATTGAGTTTATGGGCAATTTCGCTCACTTTATATTTTGTAAGTGATACCTTATATTCTCATTTTTTAATGTCAATACACTGTTACTAAAACCAATAACAGTGCTAAGACCAACCAATTTTATTAATCAACTTTATCTTATTTTATGATGAAAAGAGTATTATTCTTACTCTCTTTTATCTTGTGTAGCATTTCTATGTCATTTGCACAAGAGAGAAGAGTAGAAGGTGTAATTTCTGATGCCAATGGCGATACAATGCCGGGCGCAACTGTACTTGTTGTAGGAACTACAATCGGTGCTGTTACAGATTTTAATGGACACTTCTCTATCAATGTTCCAGAAAGTGGAACACAACTACAAGCTAGACTTATCGGCTACACTACTCAAATTGTAGAAATAGGTACACAATCAGTTATCAATCTTGTTATGCAAGAAGACGCCCAAGAACTTGATGAAGTTGTTGTTACGGCGTTAGGCATGGAGAAAGATAAAAAATCATTAGGTTACTCTGTTACAGAGGTAAAAGGAGATGATTTAAAAACAGCTGATAACAATATTCTAAGCTCTTTAAACGGTCAAGTTGCTGGTGTTCAAGTAACATCTTCTTCAGGTGCTGTTGGATCTTCTTCTCGTGTAGTAATTCGTGGTAACTCATCTTTAACAGGTGATAACCAACCGTTATATGTAGTAGACGGTGTACCCGTGGATAACACATATAATTCAGGCAACACTTCTTCTGGAGGTGCAGATTTTGGTTCTCCTATCTCAGATATTAACCCTGATGATATTGAGGCTATGACAGTATTGAAAGGACCAAACGCAGCTGCTTTGTACGGTTCTCGTGCGGTAAACGGTGCAATTATCATCACTACAAAAAAAGGTAAAGGTTCTAAAGGATTAGGTGTTTCTTTATCGAATACAACTACATTCCAAACACCTTTAATTTTACCAGATTACCAAAACACATACGGGCAAGGTTTAGGAGGTCAATTCTCTTTTGTAGATGGTAAAGGTGGTGGTACATTTGATGGTGTGGACGAATCTTGGGGTCCTAAAATGGATGTAGGCTTAATGGTGCCTCAATTCCATTCAAATGGAGAAGCAGTCCCATTTAATTCTAACCCAAATAATGTTAGAGATTTCTTCGAAACGGGTCACGTTTCTACATCGAACTTATCTATTGCACATAGTAATGATGACACAAACGTACGTTTTAGCTTAATGTATTCAGATCAAAAAGGGATGTCACCTAATACAGGTCTTAATACATATAGTGCTTCAATGGCATTTGGTCATAAGATAAATGAAAAATTGAGATTTGATGCAAAAGCAACCTATTCTCATAGAGGAGCAGACAACCTACCTTCTCAAGGATATGGTGCAAATAACGTAATGCAACAATTTGTATGGTTTGGTAGACAAGTTGATACAAACGAATTGAAGAACTATAAAAAGGCAGACGGTACGCCATATAACTGGAACTACAACTACCACGATAACCCGTATTGGATTTCTTATGAAAATACGAATTCTCAACGCCGTGATCGTGTAAATGGTTATGCTTCTATGAAATATAACTTTACAGATTATTTGAGTCTTCAAGTTAAAGGTGGTACAGATTTCTATTCTGAAAACCGTATGGCTAGAACTGCAAAATATTCTATCAACAACCCAACAGGTGGTTTTACAGAAGAAAATTATTTTGTAAGTGAATCTAACTTCGATTTCCTTTTATCTTTCTCTAAAGATTTTGGTAACGATTGGAATGTATCTGCAAACGCAGGTGGTAACAATATGTACAGAAATTATAAGAGAGACGGTATGATTGTTACAGGTCTTGCTACTCCAGGTATTTATACACCTGCCAATGCAGTAGGACAAGTAGATGCATCAACTTACTTTGAAGAGCAAGTGATTAACTCGCTTTATGCAACTGCTTCTGTTGGTTTTAGAGATTACTTATTCATGGATGTTTCTGTGCGTAATGACTGGTCTTCTACATTACCTGCAGCAAACGATAGTTTCTTATATCCTGCAATCAACTTATCTTATGTATTTTCTGAGCATCTCGAAATGCCTGATTTTATTTCACAAGGTAAAGTTCGTGGTGGTTGGGCACAAGTGGGTGCATCTGCAAACCCTTATATGTTAAGTAATGTATACATGTCGCCATTACCATGGGATGGAAATCCTATGTTTAAATACGATAATGTTCAAGCTAACCCTAATTTAAAACCTGAAACTACCAATGCGTGGGAGACTGGTTTAGAAATGGGCTTCTTAAATAACCGTTTAGGATTTGAAGCTGTTTACTATAAGAAAAATACTTTTGATCAAATTGTTCAAGCAGATGTATCTTCTACATCTGGATTTAGATATTCTGCAATTAATGCTGGTGAAATTGAAAATAAAGGATTTGAATTCCTTTTATACGGTACGCCAATACAAACAGTAGATTTCCAATGGGATGTTTCATTCAACTTTACAAGAAACATCAACACTGTTGTGTCTTTAGCTGATGGAGTAGACTCGTTTATTTTAGGTGATTATTGGGGTTTAACTACTGAAGCTCGTCCTGGTGAACAATTAGGTACTTTCTATGGTATTGCTTATCAAAGATCTCCTGAAGGTGATATTATAGTGGATGAAAGTGGTATTCCATTAAGAACAGATGAAAAAGAAGCATTAGGTTCTATCAACCCAGATTGGAGAGGTGGTATTCGTAACTCGATTACTTACAAAGGTTTCACACTATCTGCATTAATTGATATTCAAAAAGGCGGTAGCATCTTCTCTGTAACAAATATGTTCGGTGAGTATGCTGGTGTTCTTGAGTCTACTGCTGTAGATCGTGAAGCAGGTAGAAAAGTTGGTGTTGTACCTGATGGAAATGGTGGTTATAAACCAAACGAAGTTTCTGCGGATGCAATGGATTATTACTGGGGCTTATACGGTATTCATGAAGAGTATATTTATGATGCTACATATGTAAAACTTGCTCAGTTATCTATTGGTTATAACGTTCCTCAAAAATGGTTAGGCAATACTGGTATCAAAGGTTTATATGTTGCTGCTGTAGGTAATGACCTTTGGATGATGTATAAAAATGCACCTAACATTGATCCTCAAGCAGGTTTCGGTGCAGGAATGTCTGGTCAAGGTTTCGAATTTGGTCAGTTACCAACTGCAAGAAGCTTTGGTTTTGATATCAAAATGAAATTCTAGGACACTATATATAAAGTATAGTAACTGATAATCATTAATTAAGAATTCAAAATGAAAAAATTCATTAAATATATATTTGCAGTAGTTGTGTTAATCAACATGACCTCTTGCTTCAAAAATTTCGATGAACTTCGTGAGAATCCAAACTACCCAAGCACAGTAGAGCCGGAAAGTTTGTTTGCGAACGTTCTTTATACAAACACAGGTAGTTTTTATGGTGCACAAGGTCAGTATTTTAATTTGACTGGAGCAGGACTATGGGGACAACAGTTTGCTAAAATTCAATACATAGACGAAGATTGGTACCAATACCGTGCGTCTGTAATGGATGAAAAATGGAAAAGAATGTACTCTGGTATTTCGGGTACATCTAATTTAGCAGGCCTTTACGATTTAGAATTAGCAATTGCTGAAGTAAGAAATCGTAAAGCAGCTTATGAGTCAGATGGCAATAGCCAAGGTGTTGCAGATGCTGAAGCACTAGAAGGAGCAATGCTTGTAGCTAAAGTTTATTTCTTCTCTGTAACTACAGATGTATGGGGTGATATACCTTATTCTGAAGCTTTTCAAACAATTGATTTAGGATTTGATCAAACAAACTTTCAGCCTACATACGATGCTCAAAAAGAAATTTATGATAATTTCTTTGAGGTATTAGAAGAGGCAAACACATTATTATCTAATAATGGGTCAATAGCGGCTGGATCAGATATTATTTACAGAGGTAATACAAGTAGATGGAGAATGTTAGCCAATTCTTTAGCCGCTAGATTGTATACAAGAATCTCAAAAGTTGATGCTACAAAATCTAGAGAAGGATTAGGTAAATTATTTACTGATAAGGGAACTTATCCAATGTTTTCGGGCAATGAAGATGATGCGGAGTTAATCTATCTAGGTTCTCAACCTTATATGCAACCAATTTACTACAATGCATATATTGATAACAGAAATGATTTTGCAATTTCTGCAACTTTAATTGAGCTGTTAAAAGAGAATAATGATAAACGTTTATATGTTTATGCTCAACCTACGCAAGCTTCAATGACTAAACCTGATGATGCCGCTGATGATTGGAAGGCGAGCCCTGAATATGTAGGTCAAGAAAATGGTGTTCCAGCTTCAGAAGCTCCTGGTTTTACAGCAGTTTCTATGATTGGTAATCTTTATAGAGAACAACCAGCAGGTAAATCTTTCTGGATGACGTATTCTGAATTGAAGTTTATAGAAGCAGAAGCAGCTTTAAATGGTATTGCAGGTGTTTCTGGAACTGTAGAAAGCTTAGTTAACGAAGGTATAGAAGCTTCATTTACAAAACAATATGCAGATGTAGAAGCTTATTCAGCTCCAATTATACCTGTAGATGGAGATGTTGTTTCTGATCCTTTTACAGATGCTGCAATTGTAATTAATAATTTAGATTGGAGTAAAAATGGAGGAAAAGAAAGAGTAATTGCAGAGCAAAAGTACCTTTCTAACTTTACGAACGGACCAGAAGTATTTGCAGAGTTAAGAAGAACTGGATGGCCAGCAATCTCTGAGATTAGAGGGGGTACGGTGTACCAAGGAAAAGGTTTACCAAATAGATTCCCTTATCCGTTCTCAGAACAAACTACTAATTCAGCCAATTGGTCAGCTGCCTCTCAAGGTATTAATGATACAATGTATGGTAAGAAAGTTTGGTTTGCTGAAAATTCTGAAGTGAATTATAAGTAGCCCTAGATACTGTTTCATCTAAATATACCTCAAGAGTATTTTTTAGATTGATATAGAATGATTAGTAATAAAGAGGAGCCTTTTTAGGCCCCTCTTTTTTTTGTTTCAATAATTTATACTTGTTATAATTTTTAACCTAAATGTTAATTTATGATAAAATAACAATTGACTTAACTTTCTTTTTAATTTGTATTTTTTGAAAAAACTTGATGTATCAACGTAATATATAACTAACTATAAATTAACAGTATACACTACGTTGATTTTTAAAATTTAATTTCATTAAGAATAATAAATAACAAAGCACATGAGTTGTTTATAAGTGTAAATAGATTGATTGTCAATTGTTTGAGTTGCTAAAAATGTTAGAGACACTTTTCTTTACTTCTGTTAAAAAATTTTTGATTTATGATTGACTTCATTACAATTGTGAAGTGAACAATGTTAAAAGTAGATAGAGATTATCTATTTATAGGGTTCTTTTCATTAGAATCCGACCTAATTTAAGAGACAAAATACCTAATAGAATTTATCTAGCAAACAGATTTTATTACAACCTAATTTTTATAATTCTCAATAGTATAGCTGTTGATTTTTAAACTTTATAAGTAGATAACTATAAATAACAGCGTATTTTTTAACTGACCATATTGTGGTTGCAGCCACGTGAAATACTACGTCCTAGCTTTTGCTATGTGATGTAATATTAAACGAAGAGCAAATTCATAACAGGCATTTTAAAATCACTGAAATTTATTGATAACTACTTAAGGATATTCGTGAGAGTATTCATTTTTTCCAATCAATTATTTATTAACAAATTATCATGAAGAAAAGAGTACTTCAACTTCTCTTAATCTTTTTGGGACTGGCTTTTACAGCCTTAGCTCAGGAGAGAAAGATTGATGGCGTTGTAAAAGACGCAAATGGTGAGACACTTCCTGGTGCCACTGTAATGATCGAAGGTACAACAATCGGTGCTGTTACAGACTTTAACGGTACCTTTGCAATTCAAGCTCCAGAAAGTGCTGTGAATATTGTTGTTCGTCTAATCGGTTACACAACACAAAACGTAGCTATCGGAACTCAAGCAAAATTTGAGTTTGTAATGCAAGAAGACGTTGAACAACTCGATGAAGTTGTTGTAACAGCTTTAGGTATCGAAAAAGATAAAAAATCACTTGGTTACTCTGTTACAGAAGTAAAAGGTGATGATTTAAAAGGTTCAGATTCTGGTGTTTTAAATAGTCTTAATGGTAAAGTTGCAGGTGTAATGGTAAATACTTCTTCGGGAGCTCCAGGTGCATCTTCTCGTATTACTATTCGTGGTAATTCATCTTTAACAGGTAATAATCAACCGTTATTTGTAATTGATGGTGTACCTGTAGACAATACATACAACTCTGGTAATACATCTAGTGGAGGAACTGACTTCGGTTCGCCTATTAATGATATTAACCCAGATGATATTGAGTCAATGACTGTTTTGAAAGGACCAAACGCAGCCGCTTTATATGGTTCTCGTGCACAAAATGGTGCTATTGTAATTACAACAAAATCAGGTAAAGGTTCTGAAGGTTTAGGGGTTTCGTTGTCAAATAAAACAACTTTCCAAAATCCATTGATCTTACCAAATTACCAAAACGAATATGGACAAGGTCTTAATGGTCAGTTCTCTTTTGTAGATGGTAAAAATGGTGGTGTTAATGATGGTGTTGATGAATCTTGGGGTCCTAAATTGGATGCTGGATTAATGATTCCTCAGTTTTATTCTAATGGTGAAGCTGCTCCTTGGGTTTCTTCTCCTAACAATGTAGAAGACTTTTTTGAAACTGGATACGTTTCTACTACAAACTTATCTATTCAAAATTCAACAGATAAGTCGAATGTACGTTTCTCTATGATGTATTCTGATCAAGAAGGTATGGTTCCAAACACTGGGTTAGAAAATTATTCTGCTTCTTTAAACTTTGGTCATAAGATTTCGGATAATTTACAATTAGACTCTAAAATTACATATTCTAGAAGACAATCAGATAACTTACCTCAACAGGGTTACGGTGCAAATAACGTAATGCAACAATTTGTATGGGGTGGACGTCAGGTAGATTATAACTTATTAAAAGATTATAAGAAAGCAGATGGTACTCCTTATAACTGGAACTACAACTACCACGATAACCCTTATTGGATCTTAAACGAGAATACTAACTCACAATTAAGAGATCGTGTAAATGGTTTTGCTTCTTTAAAATGGAACATCACAGACTACTTAAACTTTAAGGTGAAAGGTGGTACTGATTTATATACTGAAAACCGTTTGTCTAAGTCAGCAATGTATTCAATTAATGACCCTGATGGTGGTTTTTATGAATCAAATTACTTTGTAAACGAAACAAACTTTGATTTCCTATTCTCGTTCTCTAAAGACTTTGGTGAAGATTGGAATGTTAACGCAAATGTGGGTGGTAACAACATGTACCGTGTAACAAAAACATCTTCTATGGAAGCATTTGGTTTAGCATCTCCGGGGGTGTATACACCTGCTAATGCTACTGGACAAATTGATGCTTACAGTGAGTTTACTGAAAAAATTATTAACTCATTATATGCTACTGCTTCGGTAGGTTTCAGAGATTACTTATTTGCTGATGTATCTGTTCGTAACGATTGGACATCAACATTACCTGTACAGAATAATTCATTCATGTATCCATCAGTGAACTTATCTTATGTATTCTCTGAGCACATGGATCTTCCAGAGTGGATTTCTAATGGTAAAATTAGAGGTGGATGGGCTGAAGTTGGTAATGATACAGACCCTTACAATACTACAAACGTTTATACAAGTGGATTGCCTTATAATGGCTACCCAATGTTTAAATACGAAACTACTCAAGCTAATCCTGATTTAAGATCTGAAAGAACTCAATCTTGGGAAATTGGTTTAGATATGGGCTTCTTCAATAACCGTTTAGGATTTGAAGCTGCTTATTATGAGAAATCTACTTATGATCAAATTGTACCTGCTGACATTTCTGCAGCTTCTGGATATAGGTATTCTTATATCAATGCAGGTCAGATTGATAACAATGGTTTTGAATTGATGATTTTTGCTACTCCTGTTCAAACAGAAGCAGTGACTTGGGATATTTCATTAAACTTTGCAAAAAACAAAAACAAAGTAGTGGAATTAGCAGAAGGTGTTGATTCATTTGTTTTAGGTGAATACTGGGGTTTAACTACAGAAGCTCGTCCTGGTGAAGAACTTGGTACTTTCTATGGTTATGCTTACCAGAGAGACGAACAAGGTAACGTAATGGTAGATGATAACGGTTATGCAATGAAAACTGATGAGAAACAAAAGTTAGGTTCTATCAACCCAGATTGGAGAGGTGGTATCCGTAACTCGGTAACTTATAAAGGGTTCACATTATCTGCATTAATTGATATTTCTAAAGGTGGTGATATTTTCTCTGTAACAAACATGTTTGGTGAATATGCAGGTGTATTAGATGTAACTGCTGTTAACCGTGAAGCTGGTAGAGTTACAAATGGTGTTGGTGTAGACGGTACTCCAAATAACATTGTAGTACCAACTCAAGATTACTACCAATCATTATATGGTATTCATGAAGAATACATCTATGATGCTACTTATGTAAAATTAGCAGAATTGTCTCTTGCGTATAACATCCCTTCTACTTTTACCAAAAAGTATGGAATCCAAGGAATGAGTGTTGCATTTGTAGGTAATAACTTATGGATGATTCATAGTAATGCTCCAAACATTGATCCTCAAGCTGGTTTTGGTACTGGTTTAGATGGTCAAGGATTCGAATTCGGTCAATTACCATCGCCTAGAAGCTTTGGATTTGATATCAAAATGAGATTCTAAGAGTGTTATCACTCATCAGATATAAATAGTTAAATGGTGTTGGAGAGGAGCAATCTTCTCCAACAAGAAAAACTGAAGGAATAATGAAAAAATCAATAATATATATAGCATTAATCATCATGGCTTTTGGAACAACATCTTGTTTCAAAAACTTTGAAGATATGCAAGTAAACCCTAACTACCCAACAGATGTAGATCCGGGTAGTTTATTTG includes:
- a CDS encoding SusC/RagA family TonB-linked outer membrane protein, producing the protein MKKRVLQLLLIFLGLAFTALAQERKIDGVVKDANGETLPGATVMIEGTTIGAVTDFNGTFAIQAPESAVNIVVRLIGYTTQNVAIGTQAKFEFVMQEDVEQLDEVVVTALGIEKDKKSLGYSVTEVKGDDLKGSDSGVLNSLNGKVAGVMVNTSSGAPGASSRITIRGNSSLTGNNQPLFVIDGVPVDNTYNSGNTSSGGTDFGSPINDINPDDIESMTVLKGPNAAALYGSRAQNGAIVITTKSGKGSEGLGVSLSNKTTFQNPLILPNYQNEYGQGLNGQFSFVDGKNGGVNDGVDESWGPKLDAGLMIPQFYSNGEAAPWVSSPNNVEDFFETGYVSTTNLSIQNSTDKSNVRFSMMYSDQEGMVPNTGLENYSASLNFGHKISDNLQLDSKITYSRRQSDNLPQQGYGANNVMQQFVWGGRQVDYNLLKDYKKADGTPYNWNYNYHDNPYWILNENTNSQLRDRVNGFASLKWNITDYLNFKVKGGTDLYTENRLSKSAMYSINDPDGGFYESNYFVNETNFDFLFSFSKDFGEDWNVNANVGGNNMYRVTKTSSMEAFGLASPGVYTPANATGQIDAYSEFTEKIINSLYATASVGFRDYLFADVSVRNDWTSTLPVQNNSFMYPSVNLSYVFSEHMDLPEWISNGKIRGGWAEVGNDTDPYNTTNVYTSGLPYNGYPMFKYETTQANPDLRSERTQSWEIGLDMGFFNNRLGFEAAYYEKSTYDQIVPADISAASGYRYSYINAGQIDNNGFELMIFATPVQTEAVTWDISLNFAKNKNKVVELAEGVDSFVLGEYWGLTTEARPGEELGTFYGYAYQRDEQGNVMVDDNGYAMKTDEKQKLGSINPDWRGGIRNSVTYKGFTLSALIDISKGGDIFSVTNMFGEYAGVLDVTAVNREAGRVTNGVGVDGTPNNIVVPTQDYYQSLYGIHEEYIYDATYVKLAELSLAYNIPSTFTKKYGIQGMSVAFVGNNLWMIHSNAPNIDPQAGFGTGLDGQGFEFGQLPSPRSFGFDIKMRF